The following are from one region of the Leishmania braziliensis MHOM/BR/75/M2904 complete genome, chromosome 21 genome:
- a CDS encoding putative RNA helicase gives MSVYSWETAGGAHRSRNKVKRTGTVVFHVDECVDTTFDRLQREVIVEKLHFSEKKTEEALADPHHHANSVKTALMTASTAKVLRQKMKFDGLLPCQAQCYRGIFNGRDVILHSRTGSGKTLAYALPLIERHLLLEQHQQHTDTSAAAGPFLVVFVFSNDLAMQTKSVLEKIYGRQTSLRIAVADFDDLHPSPDGKVVDILVGTVRSIDEAIRGHRVAAAATAVEEAEVQQEARLSGRKRPRSARQPQQVTAVAAGEDEDDDDGDAAASVSDEDETEAITGHGARREAGILSPARVRAIVVDEVDTTLGPRFSAMGRRMKNLLKFIRRENGSLADGLLSDFRAHHYVLCGATIPNWVLKAGFLGVKKYYYQLITVGSAKLPPQLECFHETCSVADRVRTAARLLKENVTFNGRVVVFGTLKQLTSLEASLHTATSVKACATEAKKAPLPSMKKHDKKGDGKSTSTVAAAVSSSPLSSSSSLVVRALTAQKDVPDRVAAIEDFNCGVAQVLLCTDVAARGLDFTEVDTVLMLNLPRDALASDTFVHRAGRTARVGRPGRCILLHDTSEAAVMDAIAKSTHVVFKALGPALIATAGVSADAQKGGNDKASNAANAGASGVALVSMKLVVRNSFRYTKPNVKVPPAMHVLNANVDEPLKALLKDIHEEGGSNGEVVVFRVPVSHVHEVKQRLWKYTLQEA, from the coding sequence ATGAGCGTCTACAGCTGGGAAACGGCGGGCGGCGCACACCGTAGCCGGAATAAGGTCAAGAGGACCGGCACTGTTGTTTTTCACGTCGACGAGTGCGTGGACACCACGTTCGACCGCCTTCAGAGGGAGGTGATCGTGGAAAAGCTGCACTTCTCCGAAAAGAAGACTGAGGAGGCGCTGGCCGACCCCCATCACCATGCCAACTCGGTCAAGACGGCGCTTATGACGGCCTCGACAGCCAAGGTGCTTCGGCAGAAGATGAAATTTGAcgggctgctgccgtgccAGGCGCAATGCTACCGCGGCATTTTTAATGGTCGTGACGTCATTCTGCACAgtcgcaccggcagcggcaagaccCTTGCCTACGCCCTACCGCTGATTGAGCGCCACCTGCTCCtggagcagcaccagcaacacacagacaccagcgctgctgcaggcccCTTCTTGGTGGTGTTTGTCTTCAGTAATGACCTCGCTATGCAGACGAAGAgcgtgctggagaagatCTACGGTAGGCAAACCAGCCTGCGCATTGCCGTGGCCGATTTCGACGACTTGCATCCCAGTCCTGACGGCAAAGTCGTCGACATCCTTGTTGGGACGGTGCGCAGCATTGACGAGGCAATCCGCGGCCACcgtgttgccgccgccgcgactgctgtcgaggaggctgaggtgcagcaggaagCCCGTCTGTCTGGTAGGAAGCGTCCACGCAGcgcgaggcagccgcagcaggttacagctgtggcagcgggggaggatgaggacgacgatgatggtgacgcggcggcgtctgTATCTGATGAAGACGAGACTGAGGCGATCACCGGCCACGGGGCCCGGCGTGAAGCAGGCATCCTCTCCCCCgctcgtgtgcgtgcgaTTGTTGTGGATGAGGTAGACACCACCCTCGGCCCGCGCTTCTCTGCGATGGGTCGGCGCATGAAGAACCTGCTGAAGTTTATCCGCAGGGAAAACGGCTCGTTGGCGGACGGTCTGCTGAGCGACTTCCGCGCGCACCACTACGTCCTCTGCGGGGCGACCATCCCTAACTGGGTTCTGAAGGCCGGATTCCTCGGCGTAAAGAAGTACTACTACCAACTCATTACTGTTGGGTCTGCGAAGTTGCCGCCACAGCTGGAGTGCTTCCACGAGACGTGCAGCGTGGCAGACCGCGTTCGGACAGCGGCGCGTCTGTTGAAGGAGAATGTTACCTTCAATGGCCGCGTTGTTGTCTTCGGCACGCTGAAGCAACTGACGTCTCTGGAGGCCAGCCTGCACACGGCGACGTCGGTGAAGGCCTGCGCTacggaggcgaagaaggcgccgctgcccagCATGAAGAAACACGACAAGAAGGGTGACGGGAAGAGCACCTCGACCGTTGCCGCAGCTGTATCTTCATCACCGCTCtcatcgtcatcatcgctCGTTGTGCGCGCTCTCACGGCGCAGAAGGATGTGCCGGATCGTGTAGCTGCCATCGAGGACTTCAACTGCGGTGTCGCGCAGGTGTTGCTGTGTACCGATGTCGCGGCGCGTGGACTCGATTTTACAGAGGTGGATACCGTTCTCATGCTGAACCTGCCACGGGACGCGCTTGCCTCAGACACGTTCGTGCACCGCGCTGGACGTACAGCCCGTGTCGGTCGTCCTGGTCGCTGCATCCTGCTGCACGACACGTCGGAGGCGGCCGTAATGGACGCCATCGCCAAGTCCACGCACGTCGTATTCAAGGCACTGGGTCCTGCCTTGATTGCCACTGCTGGTGTCTCTGCCGATGCACAGAAGGGCGGGAATGACAAGGCGTCTAACGCGGCTAACGCTGGCGCCTCTGGTGTGGCGCTGGTTTCCATGAAGCTCGTGGTACGCAACTCATTCCGCTACACGAAACCCAATGTGAAAGTTCCGCCTGCGATGCACGTCCTCAACGCCAACGTGGATGAGCCGCTGAAGGCGCTCTTGAAGGACATTCACGAAGAGGGTGGGAGCAACGGCGAGGTAGTGGTGTTCCGCGTGCCGGTGAGCCACGTTCACGAGGTGAAGCAGCGGCTATGGAAGTacacgctgcaggaggcgtAA
- a CDS encoding putative DNA polymerase eta produces MRCIAHVDMDCFYAQVEAVRLGLDCRVTPFALLQWGNFIAVNYPARARGVKRFCLSPDEVRRELPDVQMSHIATYAVGESEYCYPEDPRINTHKVSLEPYRHASRQIFAILRSEPGVMVGKAGIDEAYVDVTEAARRELAEVRAAAAGASLDPLVDVMEPSTRLIEDRRAEMEAWLCARGTSLAAVFDEPMRALVRGECGAGLEGSRAFCVGADDPAYAERCLLLCAASRVVHRLRQRIYAELHYDCSAGIAHNRVLAKCISATHKPNQQTLLLPDRGASALFELPLSGLRGFGGKLGAAVSVVCGGVTECREAWLVPLAQLYKLDGTHDAGVGADAEEDGEGHVDDAYANCRRDTKASNAGGGGSSTDAKSGTGLYVFYRVRGFGSDTVADPVLPRGMRASKIFHPLCSSWSAAQLWMAPLAGELWHRFSEYESHYYKEGRSLVVVFRTYVTPEQVRRGQHTRSYRAQAPLPANVRDATQIADIGLREFVKLMREVTREEKGGEWKSGSTTSLLSPHLFTNPTNEVPDAPTGIAAPANDVSAMPPLRFLELSIIGLRVRPLPPTEGGNGGTAGGTDGGTSASTQCSLADMFAALSANATASAGSKGTRTAVVGGGVLRKRHRSGSRDADVTRGLRQEVVVEIDDGNEDESVSDDCVDVDVNFGEAAEGVKSDSFFQRGQLARPAGASSPPLKRTLKDPFHRTTMTTDISAAERAHVPTSAARQVTTVCVEEDDVTVCVPQQGCVSITEVSSEDETRS; encoded by the coding sequence ATGCGCTGCATTGCGCACGTGGACATGGACTGCTTCTATGCACAAGTGGAGGCAGTGCGCCTCGGGCTGGACTGCCGCGTGACCCCGTTCGCACTCCTACAGTGGGGGAACTTTATTGCTGTGAACTACCCGGCTCGTGCGCGTGGGGTGAAACGCTTTTGCCTCTCGCCAGACGAGGTAAGACGCGAGCTACCGGATGTGCAGATGTCCCACATCGCCACGTACGCCGTGGGCGAGTCCGAGTACTGCTACCCGGAGGATCCGCGTATCAACACACACAAGGTGTCCCTGGAGCCGTACCGACATGCAAGCCGACAGATCTTCGCCATTCTCCGGTCGGAGCCCGGGGTGATGGTGGGAAAGGCCGGCATTGACGAGGCGTACGTGGACGtgacggaggcggcgcgACGGGAGCTCGCGGaggtgcgcgctgccgccgcgggtGCCTCACTGGACCCACTGGTGGACGTGATGGAGCCGTCGACGCGGCTGATCGAGGACCGGCGGGCGGAGATGGAGGCGTGGCTCTGTGCGCGCGGGACGTCGCTGGCTGCTGTGTTCGACGAGCCGATGCGCGCCCTGGTGCGCGGTGAGTGCGGCGCTGGGCTGGAGGGCAGCCGCGCGTTCTGCGTTGGCGCGGACGACCCTGCGTACGCGGAGCGGTGCCTGTTGCTGTGCGCTGCATCGCGCGTTGTCCaccggctgcggcagcgcatctATGCGGAGCTGCACTACGACTGCTCCGCTGGGATCGCGCACAACCGCGTTTTAGCAAAGTGCATCAGCGCGACACACAAGCCGAACcagcagacgctgctgctgcctgacCGGGGCGCGAGTGCGCTGTTTGAGCTGCCGCTGAGTGGGCTGCGCGGGTTTGGGGGGAAGCTCGGTGCCGCTGTGAGCGTTGTGTGTGGCGGTGTGACGGAGTGCCGCGAGGCATGGCTTGTGCCGCTTGCGCAGCTGTACAAGCTTGACGGGACGCATGATGCGGGCGTCGGGGCGGATGCTGAGGAGGACGGGGAGGGACACGTCGATGACGCCTATGCGAACTGCAGGAGGGACACGAAAGCCAGTAatgctggcggtggtggcagtagCACCGATGCCAAGAGTGGGACCGGTCTGTACGTCTTTTACCGCGTCCGCGGCTTTGGTAGTGACACTGTCGCTGATCCGGTGTTGCCGCGTGGGATGAGGGCGAGTAAGATCTTCCACCCATTGTGCAGCTCGTGgtcagcggcgcagctgtggaTGGCACCGCTGGCAGGGGAGCTGTGGCACCGGTTTAGTGAGTACGAGTCGCACTACTACAAAGAGGGCCGAAGTTTGGTGGTTGTATTCCGCACTTACGTCACCCCAGAGCAAGTGCGTCGTGGGCAGCACACGCGGTCTTATCGAGCGCAAGCGCCCCTACCGGCGAACGTGCGAGATGCGACCCAGATTGCAGACATAGGTCTACGCGAATTTGTGAAGCTTATGCGGGAGGTGacgagggaggaaaagggaggcgAGTGGAAGTCGGGATCGACGACTTCGCTGCTGTCCCCACATCTTTTCACCAATCCCACGAATGAAGTGCCCGATGCACCGACGGGCATTGCTGCACCTGCCAATGATGTGTCAGCGATGCCTCCACTTCGTTTTCTTGAGCTCTCCATTATTGGGCTTCGTGTGCGTCCCCTGCCACCGACAGAAGGGGGCAATGGCGGCACCGCAGGGGGTACTGACGGAGGGACGTCGGCATCAACGCAGTGTTCCCTGGCGGATATGTTTGCGGCGCTCTCGGCCAACGCGACGGCGTCTGCAGGGTCAAAGggcacgcgcacagcagTTGTTGGCGGAGGTGTATTGCGAAAGCGACATCGCAGCGGCTCACGCGATGCAGATGTTACGCGTGGGCTGCGGCAGGAGGTCGTCGTGGAGATTGACGATGGTAACGAGGATGAAAGCGTCAGCGATGACTGCGTCGACGTCGATGTCAATTTCGGCGAGGCTGCAGAGGGTGTCAAGAGCGACTCTTTCTTTCAGCGAGGCCAACTCGCGCGCCCGGCTGGGGCTTCATCCCCACCGCTAAAGCGTACGCTCAAAGATCCTTTTCACAGAACTACAATGACTACCGACATCTCTGCTGCAGAGAGGGCGCATGTGCCGACGAGCGCAGCCAGGCAGGTGACTACGGTGTGCGTTGAGGAGGACGATGTGACGGTCTGTGTGCCCCAACAGGGTTGCGTTAGCATCACTGAGGTGAGTTCCGAAGATGAGACGAGATCCTGA
- a CDS encoding putative DNA polymerase eta: MTLLSTSSSPFSADSMRCIAHVDMDCFYAQVEAVRLGLDCRVTPLVLAQWGSLIAVNYPARARGVKRFSRVSEAQALCPELIIALSPSYRMGEATYQYHPHPVPDSYKISLEPYRHASRQIFGILAEAPGVQVEKAGLDEAYVDVTEAARRELAEVRAAAAGASLDPLVDVMEPSTRLIEDRRAEMEAWLCARGTSLAAVFDEPMRALVRGECGAGLEGSRAFCVGADDPAYAERCLLLCAASRVVHRLRQRIYAELHYDCSAGIAHNRVLAKCISATHKPNQQTLLLPDRGASALFELPLSGLRGFGGKLGAAVSVVCGGVTECREAWLVPLAQLYKLDGTHDAGVGADAEEDGERRKGRPLARKRRRTALSSLERDHQGLVAHTTSEYVFYLLRGFGEDTVSNRPLSKSIIASKNFGRITTSVEVVRSWVTVLASELCSRYNEFTALYHLRGRSFNVKLGNSGFRSMSGLSSNTVALPEAIQPDVLAAVAMREVHAVFRNKPDAAADSVTLTIGGFVSDGTGETGTVPSLTAITGERTTAGEKRVARGHTRQQTLLSSFIAAVADGRGTGAACQQSGDGVEEILSGDERWLDDSDSNDSVHIEDDAGILSLSSHSLRPSGDDTSSVVLVGETPPLHECDVVPETYSVAKVRTLDVSESSPWEAATAPPPPTLLFSSPLPTGKTASEESPEKSHSVTKHREEHQHHLGGHSHVVSRPAPPSVLALPFLPPPRSSPTSANTVEDDGEEDEDGVTVID; encoded by the coding sequence ATGACACTCCTCAgcacctcttcttccccattCAGCGCCGACTCGATGCGCTGCATTGCGCACGTGGACATGGACTGCTTCTATGCACAAGTGGAGGCAGTGCGCCTCGGGCTGGACTGCCGCGTGACGCCTCTCGTGCTGGCTCAGTGGGGGAGCCTCATTGCTGTGAACTACCCGGCTCGTGCGCGTGGGGTGAAACGCTTCAGCAGAGTGTCTGAGGCACAGGCATTGTGTCCTGAGCTCATTATTGCGCTCTCGCCCAGCTATCGCATGGGAGAAGCGACATACCAGTACCACCCGCACCCCGTACCAGACTCCTACAAGATATCTCTGGAGCCGTACCGACATGCAAGCCGACAGATCTTCGGCATTCTCGCCGAAGCTCCAGGAGTACAAGTCGAGAAAGCTGGTCTGGATGAGGCGTACGTGGACGtgacggaggcggcgcgACGGGAGCTCGCGGaggtgcgcgctgccgccgcgggtGCCTCACTGGACCCACTGGTGGACGTGATGGAGCCGTCGACGCGGCTGATCGAGGACCGGCGGGCGGAGATGGAGGCGTGGCTCTGTGCGCGCGGGACGTCGCTGGCTGCTGTGTTCGACGAGCCGATGCGCGCCCTGGTGCGCGGTGAGTGCGGCGCTGGGCTGGAGGGCAGCCGCGCGTTCTGCGTTGGCGCGGACGACCCTGCGTACGCGGAGCGGTGCCTGTTGCTGTGCGCTGCATCGCGCGTTGTCCaccggctgcggcagcgcatctATGCGGAGCTGCACTACGACTGCTCCGCTGGGATCGCGCACAACCGCGTTCTAGCAAAGTGCATCAGCGCGACACACAAGCCGAACcagcagacgctgctgctgcctgacCGGGGCGCGAGTGCGCTGTTTGAGCTGCCGCTGAGTGGGCTGCGCGGGTTTGGGGGGAAGCTCGGTGCCGCTGTGAGCGTTGTGTGCGGTGGTGTGACGGAGTGCCGCGAGGCATGGCTTGTGCCGCTTGCGCAGCTGTACAAGCTTGACGGGACGCATGATGCGGGCGTCGGGGCGGATGCTGAGGAGGAcggggaaaggagaaagggtCGACCACTTGCCAGGAAacggcggcgcaccgccttGTCATCCCTTGAGAGGGATCATCAAGGCTTGGTGGCACACACCACTTCGGAGTACGTCTTCTACCTTTTACGTGGGTTCGGCGAAGACACTGTCTCGAACCGCCCTCTGTCCAAGTCAATCATCGCTTCCAAGAACTTTGGGCGCATCACCACCtcggtggaggtggtgcggagCTGGGTCACCGTCCTGGCCAGCGAGCTATGTTCCCGCTACAACGAGTTCACTGCTCTGTATCACTTGCGCGGGCGAAGCTTCAACGTCAAGCTCGGCAATAGCGGGTTCCGGAGTATGAGTGGGCTGTCGAGCAACACCGTCGCGCTACCGGAGGCTATACAGCCGGACGTACTGGCCGCGGTGGCCATGCGGGAGGTACACGCGGTGTTCCGCAATAAGCCTGACGCTGCGGCGGATTCGGTGACGTTGACGATTGGCGGCTTCGTCTCGGATGGCACCGGCGAGACCGGTACCGTGCCCTCTCTCACCGCCATTACTGGCGAAAGGACTACCGCTGGTGAGAAGCGAGTTGCGCGAGGGCATACGCGCCAGCAgactctcctctcctccttcatcgCTGCAGTTGCTGACGGTAGAGGTACTGGTGCAGCGTGTCAGCAGAGCGGCGATGGCGTGGAGGAGATTCTCAGCGGTGATGAAAGGTGGCTTGATGACTCCGACAGCAACGACTCCGTACACATCGAGGACGATGCCGGtatcctctctctctcctcacatAGTTTGCGCCCCAGCGGTGACGACACGAGCAGCGTAGTGCTGGTCGGCGAGACACCTCCGTTGCACGAGTGCGATGTCGTGCCCGAGACTTACAGCGTGGCAAAGGTGAGGACGCTGGATGTGAGCGAGAGCTCACCATGGGAGGCAGCaactgcaccaccaccaccaacactgctcttctcctcccctctcccaaCTGGGAAGACGGCGAGTGAGGAGAGCCCAGAGAAGAGTCACAGTGTTACCAAGCACCGTGAAGAGCACCAGCACCATCTCGGAGGCCACTCCCACGTTGTTTCAAGGCCGGCACCACCATCTGTACTGGCACTGCCATTTTTGCCGCCACCTCGATCGTCCCCTACGTCCGCTAACACCGTCGAAGACGACGgtgaggaggacgaagaTGGTGTCACGGTCATTGACTGA
- a CDS encoding putative phosphoglucomutase, whose protein sequence is MEVPTTAYKDQKPGTSGLRKKVTVFQQPNYTANFVQSTFNALQRHGAVPDVLVVGGDGRYYTTEAVQVILKVSAANGVRRVWVGQHGLLSTPAVSTMVRRRCDADGHKATGAFILTASHNPGGPDADFGIKYNSENGGPAPEKLTSQIYEETLNITQIKMATALPEVDISAVGVYSFDAYNFQVEVVDSLTDYVAYMQEVFDFESIKTLMQRLDFKVHVDSLHGVSGPYVDRIFHDHLGVPKVSLHHTNVLPNFGGCHPDPNLTYADDLVQVMGLLPDGNANPAMKHVSTVPSFGVAFDGDADRNMILGCRFFVNPSDSLAVLAANADCVPFFMKNGNSGLKAVARSMPTSGAVDRVAAAKGLPLFEVPTGWKFFGNLMDSKDVYGGTDFNPLLCGEESFGTGSNHIREKDGIWASLFWLSVIAKRNTPGTPLVGVQQIVEEHWATYGRNYYSRYDYENISTEAAKAVMATVESTAAADVPHLGGAACKTIDNFSYTDPIDGSVSTGQGVRVLFEDGSRFVLRLSGTGSSGATIRLYLEQYMDSDTVKSHLAEKTLPAASTALKALIEVALQVSKMESLTGRKTPTVIT, encoded by the coding sequence ATGGAGGTACCGACGACGGCGTACAAGGATCAGAAGCCGGGCACATCGGGGTTGCGCAAGAAGGTCACAGTATTTCAGCAGCCCAACTACACAGCGAATTTTGTGCAGAGCACCTTcaacgcgctgcagcgtcatGGCGCTGTGCCAGACGTGCTAGTTGTGGGGGGTGATGGCCGCTACTACACCACCGAGGCGGTGCAAGTGATCCTGAAGGTTTCCGCCGCAAATGGGGtgcggcgtgtgtgggtaggCCAGCACGGGCTTCTCTCCACGCCAGCCGTCTCGACGATggtgcgccgtcgctgtgATGCAGATGGGCACAAGGCGACCGGCGCTTTTATCTTGACGGCTAGCCACAACCCTGGTGGCCCGGACGCCGACTTCGGCATCAAGTACAACTCCGAGAACGGCGGCCCGGCACCAGAGAAGCTGACGTCCCAGATCTACGAGGAAACGCTCAACATTACGCAGATCAAGATGGCCACGGCGCTACCGGAGGTGGACATCAGCGCTGTCGGTGTCTACTCCTTTGACGCCTACAACTTTCAGGTGGAAGTGGTGGACAGCTTGACCGACTACGTGGCGTACATGCAGGAGGTGTTCGACTTTGAGTCCATCAAGACTCTCATGCAGCGCCTCGACTTTAAGGTCCATGTGGACAGCCTTCACGGCGTCAGCGGCCCATACGTTGACCGCATCTTTCACGACCATCTTGGCGTGCCCAAGGTTTCCCTACACCACACGAACGTCCTCCCTAACTTTGGCGGGTGCCACCCCGATCCGAATCTGACGTACGCGGACGATCTGGTGCAGGTGATGGGGCTGCTGCCGGACGGCAACGCGAATCCTGCGATGAAGCACGTCAGCACGGTGCCAAGCTTCGGTGTCGCGTTCGATGGTGATGCGGATCGAAACATGATCCTCGGCTGCCGCTTCTTCGTGAACCCGTCTGATTCACTTGCCGTCCTGGCTGCCAACGCTGACTGCGTGCCCTTCTTCATGAAGAACGGCAACTCCGGGCTCAAGGCCGTGGCGCGGTCGATGCCGACGAGTGGTGCGGTCGACCGCGTCGCCGCGGCAAAGGGCTTGCCCCTCTTCGAGGTCCCTACGGGGTGGAAGTTCTTTGGCAATCTCATGGACAGCAAAGATGTCTACGGAGGAACGGACTTTAACCCTCTGCTCTGCGGCGAGGAGAGTTTCGGCACGGGCAGCAACCACATTCGAGAGAAGGACGGTATCTGGGCGTCGCTCTTCTGGCTTTCGGTGATTGCAAAGCGCAATACGCCTGGCACCCCACTGGTCGGCGTCCAGCAGATTGTGGAGGAGCACTGGGCAACGTATGGCCGCAATTACTACAGCCGATACGATTACGAAAACATTTCCACCGAAGCTGCGAAGGCTGTGATGGCGACGGTCGAGAGTACAGCGGCGGCAGACGTGCCGCATCTCGGCGGTGCCGCCTGCAAGACGATCGACAACTTCAGCTACACTGACCCCATCGACGGCTCCGTCTCGACGGGGCagggcgtgcgtgtgctcttCGAGGATGGGTCGCGCTTCGTGCTGCGGCTGAGTGGCACCGGTTCCTCTGGAGCCACCATCCGACTCTACCTCGAGCAGTATATGGACTCAGACACGGTGAAGTCGCACTTGGCGGAGAAGACACTGCCAGCTGCAAGCACTGCGCTGAAGGCCCTCATCGAAGTCGCGCTGCAGGTCTCCAAGATGGAATCGCTGACTGGCCGCAAGACCCCGACAGTGATTACATGA
- a CDS encoding putative nucleotide-binding protein, which yields MIVSGKGGVGKSTMTKELAFALGARGLSVGLVDMDICGPSLPRLTGVRGEDAHQSAGGIEPVLVDENVVMMSMHYLLSDKNEAVLFRGPRKNGVIKMFLKDVMWGDLDVLLIDTPPGTSDEHITISSLLQQTTNGIDGTVLITTPQRVAEADVRREFNFCQKAKLPILGLVENMSGFVCPGCHKESEIFPKEEGKMGKKEGAGARLSREFGVPLWGAVPLDPLLMKACEEGISFSEYVEKSEMTSSTTLDVLFTVADQLIASLGIQME from the coding sequence ATGATTGTCAGCGGGAAGGGTGGCGTGGGGAAGAGCACCATGACGAAGGAGTTGGCGTTTGCACTCGGAGCACGCGGATTGTCGGTTGGGCTGGTTGACATGGACATCTGCGGGCCGTCGCTCCCTCGTCTGACTGGTGTGCGCGGCGAGGATGCGCATCAGAGCGCTGGCGGTATCGAGCCCGTCCTGGTGGATGAGAACGTGGTCATGATGTCGATGCACTACCTGTTGTCGGACAAGAACGAGGCGGTACTGTTCCGTGGACCTCGCAAGAACGGCGTCATCAAGATGTTCCTTAAAGACGTGATGTGGGGAGATCTGGATGTCTTACTGATTGACACCCCACCTGGTACGTCCGATGAGCACATTACCATCAGCTCGCTGTTGCAGCAGACGACGAACGGCATAGACGGTACCGTGCTCATCACGACCCCGCAGcgcgtcgcggaggcggaCGTGCGTCGCGAGTTCAACTTCTGCCAGAAGGCGAAGTTGCCCATCCTCGGCCTTGTGGAGAACATGAGCGGCTTTGTGTGCCCGGGGTGCCACAAGGAGTCGGAGATTTTCccaaaggaggagggcaagatgggaaagaaagagggcgCCGGTGCTCGACTCAGCCGCGAGTTTGGGGTTCCCCTCTGGGGGGCAGTGCCGCTGGACCCTCTGCTCATGAAGGCATGTGAAGAAGGCATCTCCTTCTCCGAGTACGTCGAGAAGAGCGAGATGACGAGTAGCACCACGCTCGACGTTCTCTTTACCGTAGCTGACCAGCTGATCGCCTCTCTAGGAATTCAGATGGAGTGA
- a CDS encoding metallo-beta-lactamase family-like protein, translated as MHAGTGAEVAMPVIATLSSRVVRIMGLNPGYMTLQGSNTYLVGTGQERLLIDSGEGVEGYGDLLQKAVVQESTRLGRPVFISKLLLTHWHGDHIGGVETVRRIFPQVQLLKQPSQYVPTKVDALCQVPPEVVEVEGATLQLVHTPGHTDDHLCAFLQEEGALFTSDTVLGTGTSVFSSFKDYMNSLHVLKRIKPKRLYPAHGPVVEDGTARIEEIIQHRNMREEQILQVLCERTHESSAPDHDKGLSIRELVDTIYTTTPDALRTAAGINVFHHLKKLLSEGRVMVRYVPEDLVYFLKDATDYTTFGEGADDSVKVMERILTELRVATAGVSS; from the coding sequence ATGCACGCTGGGACTGGCGCCGAGGTCGCCATGCCGGTCATCGCGACGCTGTCAAGCCGTGTCGTGCGCATCATGGGGCTCAACCCGGGCTACATGACGCTGCAAGGAAGCAACACGTACCTCGTCGGCACTGGAcaggagcggctgctgaTCGACTCCGGTGAAGGTGTGGAGGGCTACGGGGACCTTTTGCAAAAGGCGGTCGTCCAGGAATCGACTCGACTCGGCAGACCAGTTTTCATTTCAAAGCTGCTGCTCACTCACTGGCACGGGGACCACATCGGTGGAGTGGAAACGGTGCGTCGCATCTTCCCACAGGTGCAGCTACTGAAGCAGCCATCGCAGTACGTCCCCACCAAGGTGGATGCCTTGTGCCAAGTCCCACCCGAGGTTGTCGAGGTGGAAGGCGCCACCCTACAGCTGGTTCACACGCCCGGACACACCGATGACCATCTGTGCGCATTTttgcaggaggagggcgcgCTTTTTACGAGTGACACTGTCCTGGGCACCGGGACGTCTGTGTTTTCCAGCTTCAAGGACTACATGAACTCCTTGCACGTGCTCAAGAGGATAAAGCCAAAGCGACTCTACCCGGCGCATGGCCCTGTCGTCGAGGACGGCACCGCGCGAATCGAGGAGATTATCCAGCACCGGAACATGCGTGAGGAGCAGATTCTTCAGGTGTTGTGCGAGCGCACCCACGAGTCCTCTGCTCCGGATCACGACAAGGGCCTCAGTATTCGAGAACTGGTCGATACCATCTACACTACCACTCCTGATGCGCTGAGGACTGCCGCTGGCATCAACGTCTTCCATCACCTGAAGAAGCTGCTGAGCGAAGGGAGGGTGATGGTGCGATACGTGCCTGAGGATCTCGTCTACTTCTTGAAGGATGCCACGGACTACACAACCTTCGGAGAAGGGGCAGATGACAGTGTGAAGGTGATGGAGCGCATCTTGACAGAGCTCCGCGTAGCGACTGCGGGGGTTTCTTCCTGA